The Silene latifolia isolate original U9 population chromosome X, ASM4854445v1, whole genome shotgun sequence genome contains the following window.
atcttccatcatatcatcactatcatcctcttcctcattagaagtggtctcattgccacttccctcttcacttgcttcttcaccttcttcttcactttgctcatcatcctcttctccttcttcaatagcttcttcatcaatgttatcatcaacttcttcattaccaacaacctcattatcacccgaaacaaccctagatgcactcggaaataggacttccttatccgcccaactaggcaaaggacatgatgggtcaagtagtccttgcctagctaagtgtaagaggggtggatattgagctaagtaagcatttttccgatcctcaaaggcttgcttgtgcattgcttgcatgagaagagtcaaataatcatttcttgcttcaacaccttccggcttgaactctttgtactcaaaagggtaaggtggtgtgacaatggaagaggagggtatttcaagttcacccttttgttatGGATAATatattcggcctcttttgaaagaggaattagataattggtccggtgggcactcaatcgacaaatctttgaaggcaaagtgaaagaactagcctcactagtgagccatccatacttggtgtcaagagggttatgggcaacccacttgtacttgtgtatcatagtatgcaaatcaacgagatgaccaccttctttcgcctcatacttgttatctttgttgaagttaggatcaaagtatttagctaggatagtgactaggcctccattcacaataacggtagtgcctttcttcccacaatcaatatttaaccatctatccaccaaaagccttagaaagttgaaaggcttggtgtgtactcttccaatgttcaaagccgactcaagaagaacaaaatcgagtttggtgaaatggttggtgtcttttcttgcattgatggtgtatcctacgaccttgtgccatactcttatacccggatggtggactaaaagagcacgactcgcatgaaagtcttcaaatttcgagacggacacttttcgtcttatttttcagacgggcatatgtgaccattttatagttaaatgtaaccacaatggtataggcagtgttacagcttatggtaaactggtttttcaatagtggtcacatttaactgtaaaatggttacaaaatcccgtcttattatttcagaccaaaaaggCACATCTGAAGCAAGACGCACTATTTTAGGAGAGAGCACATTTGGCTATCAGGCATGAGCCACAACCACTACATCCACTTTATTTCACTTGCATCCACTTTTATCTCTCCAGGTGAACTCTTATCAGGCTATCAGTTCACGGTACAATCATAATTACCTACACCGTCCTTAACATGATATCCCTCTATTCTCCGACTCTCTGACACTTTATTTTACCATATGAATAGTCCGAGATGGTGGATAGATTGTAGAGGACTATTAGTTTGATGGGGAAGGAGAAAAATTCGATACTAGTATCAATGGTGTCCTTATGGTGGCTGTGGAGATGGAGAATGCAGATCAGTAGATAACAATGGAGCTCCGTCAAGGGAAAAAATGAGAAATAATTAGGGACTGATTACTTTCCGGTGCTACATTCGATTTTTCCAGGAGCATAAACATGGAAATATGTTAGTAGACCAAAACGTTTAGGACTAATGTGCTCCTTTTAAAAGTCAAGGGACTTAATGACacataatagtagtagtaatcaGAGATCCTAAAATCTCATTACGAGagcttttctctctctaaaaaagaGAGCTTTCTTCTCTCGTTACGAGAGCTTTTCTCTGCCTTTCTTAATCTTCAATCTCTGCAAATTCCTCCTCTTTTTTCATTCCCTAAGTGTGTTGTCAGATCAAGAAGTTGAAGGGTATTGGGTTGGGATCTTAGGTTTTATCCTTTCCGTATTATTATCACTCTACTTACTTATAATGATTGAGCAACAGTGGCTCTAATTGGGcgtctgaaaccctaattcctctttCTGCGTTTTTAGGGGTTTTCTAATTCAATCATTTCATGCAACTCTACATTCCTACCTATTCCTAATCATTATGGTTTAGCTCATTTAATTGGCGTCTCCTTATTTCTTTTCTTGTTTACTGATCTTTGAGCTCCTTCGCGTGTAAATCCTTCTTAATTGATATCAATAATTACTCTGCGTTTCATTTAATTGGTGGTCTGTTGTTTTTGTTTCTTCCTCTTCGATTTCCCCAAATCTTTCTTGAGGTGTCATTTGGGATTGACGTCTCATTTTACTCATTTTTCTTTTCCCTATTTAAGTTGCCCATTATGGCTGTGGGTTTGTCACCACAGTCATCACACTTCATCTCCCTTAAAAACAATAACTCAAAAAGACTTAAAACTCATTCATCACAGTTTAATTGTCATACTTTTAACGGTTCTGAAATGGATTTTGAACACCAGTTTGGAAGGTATAATCCGGGTACTGAGGGAGTGGGGGGTGAAAACTTCCATGACTATCAACAACACAATCATAATGCTCATCAACCTCCACAGGATGCTGCTTTCAATCCAATGAATCCACTACATGCTAATATCTGGCGATATCCGAGGACGGGTGGAGTTATCAATGTGGACCCCGCTGAATTAGGAAAGTCAAGGGAGTTTTGGGGTAACTGTGCTTTAGGCTTCATAGTGGACTATCATCTCTTTGAAGCTGAGAAACTGAACGATATTATTTCAAAGAAGTGGAGTTCTAATGGAAGGATTACTGCTTTTAAAATGGGGGAAGTGTATGTCTTCCATTGTGAGGATGCTGAAGACTTGCAGGGGCTTCTGGCGAAATCAATGGTGACTGTGGATGGTGCAGTAATGGTTTTGTCAAGGTGGTACCCTGATACGGTACCACGTACTGTCAGGTTCCCTTTTGCGGAAGTTTGGGTGAGGGTGTGTGGCTTGCCATTTGAGTATCTCAATATGCACGTCGCTCAGGTTGCGGGTAAGCTGCTCAGTCATCAGTTTCAGGTTGAACCGTTTAATTTTGTGCCTGATCATGACTACCTCAGGATTAGGGTATGTATTAAGTTAAACGAACCTTTGATGTCGGGTTTCTTTTTGGCGATGGAAACGGGACACTTACTTTGGGTTCAGTTCAGGTATGAAAATGTTTTCAAGTATTGTGTAAGGTGTGGGAAAATAGGGCATAAAGGTTCACAGTGTAGAGAGAGTTTGGTGTCAGTGGTGTCGGGTATTGAGAGAATGTTGGATAGGTCCGTGGAGAAGGGATTTGTGGTGTTTCAAGCTCACAGTAATCATACCATGTTTAACATGGATCTCAGGGCTATGCCTTCTACTACGAAATTTTTATCTCCTAAAGTGAGGTTTGGGGGTAGCAGGTCTAGAGCTGGACCGAGCAGTAGGAGGGAGTCACCTGAAAGATATGTTGATTATGATTTGGGAATTACTGCTGGAGGAAGGGTGACCTCTGGTATGAGGTTTGCAGTAACTACACAACCTTTTGCAGGGCCTGTTGTTTTTCGCAGTGGACAAGGAGTAAATGGTAGGGGAGTTGGTGAAGGTCAAGTGGGTGGTCGGGGGGATGTTGTTATGGGGGAAAATCACAATCAAAATCAAGGTTTGAGGGAGGAGGTGACAGGAACACAAGCTTATGAAGATGTGATTGCCCCTGTGGTGCCCATTCAGGATGCGGAGATGTACCATGTTGAGGACCAGAATACAAGGGCTTTGGTTCCAGGTGCCGGGGATGgttggatgaggaagatgagcATCAGGAGAGGTATCACAGTGCTGAGGAAGACTTTGGTAGTCATGGGGACCTTGGTAATCATGGGGAGGGTTTTAGTAGGCAGTCTAATGAATTGTTAAGGCAGCTGCAGGAGAATGATCCCTATGTTCTTTATGCTGGAGAGGGAAATGTGAGTGGGGTTCTGGATAGGGACCTACGAATCCAGGAAGCTATAAGTGACAGGGTAGAAGGGGATGAACAATGGGCGCGTTGGGATGATGAACTAAGAGGTTTTAATCAGTTTTTTGAACCTCCTGCTGGTGGGATACCCATAAGGTACCACTATCCTGATGGGTCTGTCCATCAAATATTGGAGGGAACAAATTTAAATGATCAACTTCAAAATGTGGAAGCTGCTCCAGGAGCAATGAATCCCAACGAGGTTATTATCATCAGTGACTCTGATTCTGATATGTCAGAGGCTCCTAATAATGTCTGGATTGAGGATGCTGAAGATGAGGGTGAGTTTTATGAGGAACCATCTGAGGACAGGTTTACTGATGCTGTCATTGTCATCACATCTTCTGAGGAGGCTGGGAATGAAGCAGGTGAGGCTCCAAATACCGTAGCTGTGGGTGGTCCAAGTACAACTGTTGAATTGATTGAGAAAGAATTGGAGGGGACTGGGGAGCACGGGTTCGAGGAGGTGCCCTCCATTTCCCTGAAATCTGTGGGTATTGAGAGAAAGGACAAAGAGATGCAAGCTGAGTCCTCTACTTTGCAGCCTCTGAAAGTGATTTTTAAGAGTGCTAGGAAAATGGCTGGGATTGCTTTGGAAATGGGTGAAGGAAGCAAGCATGGTGTTGATAATCTGTTTGATATCCCTGCAGTTGGTAATAAGGCTAGGCTCATTGCTGAGGTTTCTTCTGGTAATATCTCGGATGGATTTATGGGGTTGGCGGATGCGTATCATATTTCTGAGCTGCAAGTGACGCATAAGGAAGAAATACGGATGGCCAGGAAAAGGAAATGCAGTACCGATGTGGTAGAGTATATTGTGCCTGAGCAGACAAAGGAATCTCTGAAAAATGCTAAGGAATACTTGAGGTAGCTAGCAAAGAGGAGCTGTGCAGGGGAGGGTCTCCTGGCTGGAAGAAAGGAAGGTCAGCGGTATGGTTTCAGGGTGAGTGTCCCCGACATTGTTATGATTGATTCAAGTGACTCTTCTTCCTCCGTTAATGGAGGTGCTGCGGGTATTGAGGTTTCTGATGTTAATggctttgcggaggttgggccGTCACAACCTCCTTTGTCACCATGATGGGCTTGGTCTGGAATTTTAGGGGTCTCAATAACACGCTCGCCCCTACAATTCCAAAGATAAGAGCGTTATTAGATAGTACGTATTATGATTTCCTTTTCCTAATAGAGACCAAATGTAATGCAAATAAAGTTTTCCCTATGTTTAGAtctttaggttttgtaaattattTTGGGGTGGATGCAGTAGGGGCATCTGGTGGTTTGTGGGTAGGATGGGAAAAGGAGGCGAAAATGTCTCTTGTGAAAGCTTGTAAGAATTTTATGGTGCTTTTGGTAAGGAAATATGATGGTCTCTTTTGGTACCTTGTGCTTTTTCATGGTGCCCCTGAGTTTCATTTACGCTCCGCTGTTttgagtgaattggacgaatggATTGAGACTTGTACATACCCTTATCTTATTATTGGTGATTTCAATCAAGTCGACTGTTTTTTGGATAAATGGAGTTGTAGTCAAAATCCCATTAAGGGAGCAAATGAGTTTATCAACTGGAAGCTTAGGAATGAATTAATTGATATCCCCTTTAAGGGACCGAGATACACTTGGTGCAACAATTGAAAGGGGGAAAAGAGAGTTTATGAGAGGCTTGATAAAGCTTTGGCCTCAAAGGATTGGCTTATTTATTTTCCCAATACGGGCATTAAGCAATATCCGGTCCAAATCTCGGATCATGCCCCGATAGAGCTTGATTTACATCTTACTGAAAGTGGGGGGAAAAGACCATATAAGATGGATGCGTGGGTGTTAGATCATGAGGAGTGTATGCAAAGAATTCGGGCTTCCTGGAATCTTGCGGTGGTTGGCTCGCCGGCGTATCGTGTAGCTCGGAAACTTGCTCGGGTGAGAACTTCGGCAAAAAAGTGGGCTTTGGATAAAAAGAGTGAGTGGAGGCAGGTTTGGGATGACTTTGACAGGTTTTTGGCAGATGGTTTAAATGTTGATGTCATGGGTGGCGGAGATGAGTTGTACTCTAAGACAAATGAGGAGGTTAAGGCTTTTGCAAGGGCAACCGCAATCTTTTGGAAACAACGTGCTAAGATGCGGTGGATGGTGGATGGAGATACATGTACAAAGTTCTTCTTCAATTGGGTTAAGGGGAGGAAAGGAAGGAATTATATTCATGGCATAAGGGGGGAGGATGGAGCATGGATTTATGATCATAACCTTGTCGGCGCTGCTTTCCAACGGAACTTTATGGACTTGTATGCTGCTTGTGATAACAATCAGGAGGGGGAGGTGTGGAGATCTGCGGTTTCTTTTGATAGGATTCTCTCTTCGGTAAGAAGGAAAGTCTCGAATGATGATGCGGATTACCTCATGAGGCCTTTTACGGCCAAGGAAGTACGAGGTGCTGTTTTCCAGATGGGTGCTTTTAAATCACCGGGCCCAGATGGTATTCCTGCGTGTTTTTTTCAGAAATGTTGGCTTTTGGTGAAAAAGGGGATATTTGACTCGCTCCTTgattatgtttcaaaacgcatctcttcatggaacggaattttcTTGTCGCCTGCTGGTAGGCTCACCCTAATTTCTTCAGTCCTCTCAAATCTTTcaaattactttctatcggttttCAAAATTCCGGTAAGTGTGTCATCAAAGCTTAATTCTTTGttggcacaattttggtgggCTGGGTGTAAATTGGGGCAGAAACTACATTGGTGCAGTAAGAATTTTCTTAAGTCTTCCAAAGAGCTCCGGGGGTTTGGGCATACGGAATGTTGGATGTCTTAATAAGGCTTTGCTCGCCAAACAGGGGTGGAGATTGGTCTCGGGGGAGGATTCTTATTTCAGCGGGATTTTCCGACGGAAgattttttgttcaaatatatttGTTGATGGCGCTCAACCTAATCAGGGGGGTGGTTGCTCTTGGGGGGTAAGAAGTATTAGATATGGATTGGAGCTGATCATGGATAATATCGGATGGAAACCAGGTTTGGACTCGGGCCTTAATGCGTGGAATGCAAAGTGGGTGAACAAGGCCACACCTGAACCGCAGGATCGCTTGCTGGATACTGGTTTTCTATATCTGAGGCGTCTTCAAGTTCGAGAGTTATGGAATAGAGATTTAACTTGGAATGCTCCACTTGTACGTGCGCTCTTCAAAGAACAGGATGCGGAGAGGATTCTCGCATCAACACTATGTAGGTCGCGGAAGCAGGATGAAGCTTTTTGGCCGCTCACTAATGATGGAGTCTACTCGGTTAAAAGTGGGTACGGCATTGCATTCATGGAGTTTTTTGAGAAAAAAGGTACTGTTAAAGATAAATCTAGGATATCAATGATGGGAGGGGTTTCTGTAAGTCACGTTTGTGGAGCTTACCTGGGCCGAATTCATGGAAAATTTTGATATGGAAAATCATTACAAACAATCTTCCAGTGGGCTATGAATTCCAGAAGCGATCAATTGATGGGAGCCATATCTGTCGGATGTGTTTGGGGGATCAATCCTACTGTGAGACGGTTGAACATATTTTTAGGGATTGTGATCTGGCGGCTAGGGTATGGGCGGGATCGCTATTAGGCATTAGGGTTGAAGGAGTCAATATGATACCACTTAGTGATTGGATTATTAATTGGCTCCGATATTTGGAAAAGATGGAGGATGGTGAAAGAAGGGCTCTTGTCTTTCTGGCAACTTTATGGGGGCTTTGGACTACTCGTAACAATGCGATTTTTAAGGGGGGTAGGATTATGCCAAGCGTCCTTCTTGAGTCGGTCATAAACAATGTGGATACTTATTTACAAGCTTTGCGGAAGGAGAAGGAGCAAAATGAGAAGGGGATAGGACAAGTGATGCCTTCCTTAGGAGGCAACGAGATGAGGGTTATCAAGGATGGTTTTCCTGTGTATATGGTTGGTGGGAGAAATCAGTGTAGGAGGATCAGGATAAAGGTCGATGCGGGATGATCTAAGAGTCTGGCCGCTGGGATTGGGTGGGTGGCTTATGACGAAGAGGGGATCATGCTTGAGCACGGAAGTACGAAGATTGCAGCAGAATCAGCTTTGCATACAGAGGCTCTCGGCCTATTGGCGGTTACTCAGTTGGCTGTTGATAAAGGCTTTCTACATTTGGAGGTGGTGTCAGACTGTTTAGCGCTAATATGTCAGGTTGCAGGACATGCGGGAGTAAATCATGTTATCAAAGGCATCCTGCAGGATATTAAAGGTCTTTATGCTTCGTTTCATTGTCTATGTTTTTCATATATTGCTAGAAACCTTAATGTTGTAGCACATGGTCTTGCTTCTAGGGCCATGAGATTGTAATCCCTTTATTTACAGttgccaaaaaaacaaaaaaacaaaacaaaaaaaaaaaagtagtagtAGTAAACATTTGTGGTCAATTTGTCACTTTGTCCGTTTTGTTACTTTTCCAAGAGATACCACCACACCCCGAGCACTTCCGCACTCGTATTCATCTAAATAAAACAACTTAAACCCATTCTGAACCATGTTGATTAAATTGTATTTGATGAGATGAATACAAGAAGACATTTTTGATATTTTAATTTAAAGCATATTGCATACTGGTAATATGAAATGCCACACATACTAGAATATAACAATCACCTTGAACTCCTGCAACTCTAGAAGTACTAGTTAAATGGCCGTTGAGTTGACGTGAAGTAATAACCTTGCTAGTTGACAATTGACATGAGATGTAACCTTGCATATTTCGACATCAGTGTCTCGGATCCATGCTCAATACCATAGTTTCATCTCTGAGACCATGGTCGGATTGACAAACTAAAATAATATTCCATTTGCTATTATTCAAATAATAGATTACATCGTCCCTCCAGTTGATCTCGCAAATTGacatcaatttacagagaatctATTCGCAAGAAAGGTATTCTCATGACCGTATAAGTTGCTACAAAACAACAAGTACCAAGCAACATTTAAGAGGTACAGGGAATGAAGAACAAGGGGCCTGCAGGTGCCAGGATTTACAACAGCAATAATGTGAGGCCCAACCCCCAAGGCAAACAGCCACCCTTCATGTTGATGGCTACCTGATCAGATTTTACCAAGGAGGTAGAGTTCAATAAACATGAGGATAAACCCGAGGTTGCCTTGTCACTCACAAGCTCCTGCAACACAATCATATCATAGATCGTCACTAGTGTACTCATATCGATTTACTGAGGAGACAAAACTGAAGTCCAAAACTTTGTTCCTCGTAAAGATGGTGAGATGTTTACTCTTCAGTAGCTTCGTGTATCATGTAGTGGGTCGTAGTCGTAAGCTTCACCAGCCTTGACAAATCGTCCCTTCACACGCTTCCGAATGTCAGCCCTGGCTTTGCGA
Protein-coding sequences here:
- the LOC141619464 gene encoding uncharacterized protein LOC141619464, with the translated sequence MDNIGWKPGLDSGLNAWNAKWVNKATPEPQDRLLDTGFLYLRRLQVRELWNRDLTWNAPLVRALFKEQDAERILASTLCRSRKQDEAFWPLTNDGVYSVKSGYGIAFMEFFEKKGTVKDKSRISMMGGVSKRSIDGSHICRMCLGDQSYCETVEHIFRDCDLAARVWAGSLLGIRVEGVNMIPLSDWIINWLRYLEKMEDGERRALVFLATLWGLWTTRNNAIFKGGRIMPSVLLESVINNVDTYLQALRKEKEQNEKGIGQVMPSLGGNEMRVIKDGFPVYMVGGRNQCRRIRIKVDAG